In the genome of Candidatus Thorarchaeota archaeon, the window CGACAGCAACAGTCTTGTTCCGAAACAGAGGACCGTCGCAAGTCGCGCAGTACGACACGCCCCTGCCGGTGAGCAGGTCTTCGCCGGGGACTTCCAGCTTGCGATGTCCACCGCCCGTCGCAATCACAATTGCTTTTGCTTGATAGGCTCCTCGTCTTGTCTCGAGTATGAAGTGCCCATCCTCAGCACGCTTCTGGATTCTCTTGACCTCGGTGATCTCCCGTATGGCGGCTCCACATTTCTTAACCTGCGATTTCATCTTCTCGGCAAGATCAAGGCCTCCAATCCATTCAAAGCCGGGGTAGTTCTCGATTCCGGGGCTCGTCGCCTGTGCACCACCAAGGACTCGGGCTTCGAGTAGGAGTGTCTTCAGTCCGTATCTTGCTCCGTAGATAGCCGCAGTCATTCCTGCTGGTCCTCCGCCAATCACCACAAGATCCCAGTCAAGGTCCTCAGTCATGATTCTTGTCACCGCTGGACAGCCACAGAACTCCCTGCGAAGCGCTTAATCATCTTTTCCTGTGAGTTGTCGAAGGTCTTGCGGACTGAGACCCGTCCCTGTGTAGAGCCTGTATCTCTTGACAGGACGGATGAGATCAGAGACTCTGGAGAAGGTGACCTCCCGCGTGCTGTGGCCCTCCCTTGTGTACAAGTCGGCTGCAGCTCTCACCTTGGCGGCCGAGTAGTGAAAGAGCTGACCTGGGCCGACAGACAGCACCATGTCCACTGAGGATAGACCACTCCATGGCCAGACTGAATCGTTGAAGGACTCTACGACAATGGTGTCAGCGCGTTTCTCAAGGAACGCAAAGCACTCGCTCACGCACTCCTCAAGATGTACCTGCTCGAATCCAAGACAGTCGTCAAGTGATTCCACGCTCACTCTGGCGGCATCTCCCACAAGTTGAGCGACCTCTCTCTCGGAGATGAGCACCAGACCTTCCCTGACGAGTCTCTCTGCGACCAAGACCGTGTCTTCATGTCCCATCGTTCGGGGACGAGTGAAACGCTGCATCACAAGGTGCGACTCCCACCCAGCTAACCCAAGGGTTGTCACAGGGGCTCGAGTCCTGTCGTCAAGCACCGCGGGGCAAAAGAGACTGTGAACGGGATTCCGGAGCTGGACGGGGACACCAGAGGGGAGAAGCTCAACTAGCCTCCTGAGATCGAAGGAATAGAGAAGGCCTTCATCGACACACTTGGCCGTGTGTTCACTTCGATACCAGTAGTTGTGACCGCTTGTCGGCTTGAAGTACTCAGTTCTCACGCCCGAGTCCACGAATCCCTGAACAAGCTGTCGCGCTAGTGAAGTCTTCCCTGAGTCAAAGGGCAAGATGCCAGTGATCAGGATACGAGTTGCCAAGGAGGGGGCGCTCCATTCAAAAAGAAGTTAGAAGGAGCCCAGAGGGCTCCTTGTGTAGTGCTCTAAGGGTTACATCATGCCGCCCATGCCGCCCATGCCGCCCATGCCGCCTGGACCACCAGGACCACCTTCTCCGCCAGGTGGAGTTGGCGAGGATGCCTTCGCGGCGATGACATCGTCGATTCGGAGCAGCATCTGGGCCGCTTCAGCCGCAGACCGAATGGCCTGGTGCTTCACTCTCGACGGCTCGACTACGCCGGCTCGAAGCATGTCAACGACCTTTCCCTCGTAGACATCAACGCCATACCAGAGTCCAGTCTCCTTCGCATGCTCCTTGTTCATTGCAGTCATGATGTCAATCGGATCGTGACCACCGTTCTCAGCGAGTGTCTTGGGTACGATCCGAAGAGCCTCTGCAAATGCCTCTATTGCAAGCATCTCACGACCGCCTACGGTGCTGGCATACTGGTCAAGACGCCTTGCAAGCTCGGCCTCGATGGACCCACCGCCTGCAACGTAAGTGCCGTCCTCAACTACGTTCCTCACAACGCATAGTGCATCGTGAAGTGCACGCTCAGCCTCGTCGACCACGTGCTCGGTACCTCCACGGATGACAATTGAAACGGCCTTCGGGTCCTTGCACTCTCTGACGTATACAAGCTTGTCTTCGCCAATCTTGACTTCCTCAACAAGCCCTGCTTGACCCAAGTAGTCTGCTGTCAGTTCGTCGAGGCTGCTAGCGACCTTGCCGCCAGTCGCTCTCGCGAGCTTGTCCAGCGTGCTCTTCTTGGCCCTTCGGACAGCAACAATGCCAGCCTTTGCAAGATAGTGCTGTGCCACATCGTCAATGCCCTTCTGGCAGATGACGACATTCGCACCGGAAGCAGCTATCTTGTCGACCATCGCCTTGAGCATCTGTTCCTCTTGGTCAAGGAACGCCTGAATCTGCTCCGGTCGGTCAATCTTTATCTCGGCGTCGAACTCGGTCTTCTCAACCTCGATTGCCGCATTGATGAGCGCAATCTTTGCACCTTGAACTCGCCTCGGCATTGATGCGTGCACGATTTCCTTGTCAACTACCATGCCGCGGATCAGTTCGCTCTCACTCAGGCTCTTACCCTGCTTCTTGATGACCTCAATCATTTCGATGTCGGCCTTTGTCTTTCCACCAACCTCTTCAACTACCTGGAGGATGGCGTCCACAGCCATCTGAGCAAAGTGATCCTTGGCAGCAAGGATCGACTTTGAGTTCATCGAAGTGAGGGCAATTGACAACAGTGTCTTCTTGTCAGCGCTAGTCGTCTTCAGCGACAGCTCTCTGAGGACACGGGTTGCCTCTTCGGACGCCCTCTGGTATCCACTGACTACGATGGTTGGATGAATCTTCTTGTCCAGGAGCTCCTGAGCTCGCTTGAGGAGTTCTCCAGCAATGACCACTGAAGTAGTAGTTCCATCGCCGGTCTCCTGGTCCTGGCTCTTGGCTACCTCAACAAGCATCTTGGCTGCCGGGTGCTGAACATCGATCTCCTTCAGAATCGAGGCACCATCGTTCGTGATTGTGACATCGCCAAGCGAGTCTACAAGCATCTTGTCCATGCCGCGAGGCCCTAGAGTGGACTTCACCGCATCGGCAATCACAATTCCAGCCATGATGTTGTTGGACTGCGCGGACTTGCCGCGGGTTCTTGATGTACCCTCCTTGAGTATCAGGACGGGTGTTCCAGACAACTGTGCCATGTTGATTATCCCCTTTGTGACTCTTGGACTACCTGCCTTCTCAGGTCGGAGTAGTCCCTTCAGAGACTCACAAAACTGTGCATGGACTTCGGGTGTCTGCATAAAAAGCTTGCCTTTGGTGTGACGTGGTTGTCAACCTTCGTTTGACGTCCACGCCCTATTGCTGAAAAAGGATAATACGATTGTTGAATCCCCTAGCCCAGAGCCAGAAGGACCAAATCAGGGAGGTCGCTGATATCCCTCGACGACTCACATACATCACATGCTACGGGCAACGTGGGGCCTCATGCGTGACAGAGACTGACACGCTGGTGGACCTCAGTGGGGAGGAGATCGGGAGTATAGACCTCAGTCCTCTCTCATCCTGCACCCAACTCCTAGAGCTCGACATCTCCAGAAACAGCCTGAAGAACATAGATCTCAGTGCTCTCTCATCCTGCTCCCGACTACAGAGGCTCTACCTCTCCTATAACAGTCTGAAGAGCATAGACCTCAGTCCTCTCTCATCCTGCACACAACTTCTAGAGCTCTACCTCTCCTACAACAGCCTGAGGAGTATAGACCTCAGTCCTCTTTCGTCCTGCACCCAACTCAGAAGGCTCGCTGTGGATGATAGTGCTCGCATCGTCGCAACAGGTTCGTGAGGTCAGCTCTGCAGTCAGTTCTGGGCCGACTGCTCAGGGGGAGCGGGCAGATGCACTGGAGCTGGTGTGCGGTGAGAAGGCGTGCCTCTCACAAGTCGCTCCTGAGTTCTGCAACAGACGCC includes:
- a CDS encoding FAD-dependent oxidoreductase; the protein is MTEDLDWDLVVIGGGPAGMTAAIYGARYGLKTLLLEARVLGGAQATSPGIENYPGFEWIGGLDLAEKMKSQVKKCGAAIREITEVKRIQKRAEDGHFILETRRGAYQAKAIVIATGGGHRKLEVPGEDLLTGRGVSYCATCDGPLFRNKTVAVVGGGNTAVTEALYLSELCQKVYLIHRRDELRAEKA
- a CDS encoding thermosome subunit — encoded protein: MAQLSGTPVLILKEGTSRTRGKSAQSNNIMAGIVIADAVKSTLGPRGMDKMLVDSLGDVTITNDGASILKEIDVQHPAAKMLVEVAKSQDQETGDGTTTSVVIAGELLKRAQELLDKKIHPTIVVSGYQRASEEATRVLRELSLKTTSADKKTLLSIALTSMNSKSILAAKDHFAQMAVDAILQVVEEVGGKTKADIEMIEVIKKQGKSLSESELIRGMVVDKEIVHASMPRRVQGAKIALINAAIEVEKTEFDAEIKIDRPEQIQAFLDQEEQMLKAMVDKIAASGANVVICQKGIDDVAQHYLAKAGIVAVRRAKKSTLDKLARATGGKVASSLDELTADYLGQAGLVEEVKIGEDKLVYVRECKDPKAVSIVIRGGTEHVVDEAERALHDALCVVRNVVEDGTYVAGGGSIEAELARRLDQYASTVGGREMLAIEAFAEALRIVPKTLAENGGHDPIDIMTAMNKEHAKETGLWYGVDVYEGKVVDMLRAGVVEPSRVKHQAIRSAAEAAQMLLRIDDVIAAKASSPTPPGGEGGPGGPGGMGGMGGMGGMM
- a CDS encoding leucine-rich repeat domain-containing protein: MNPLAQSQKDQIREVADIPRRLTYITCYGQRGASCVTETDTLVDLSGEEIGSIDLSPLSSCTQLLELDISRNSLKNIDLSALSSCSRLQRLYLSYNSLKSIDLSPLSSCTQLLELYLSYNSLRSIDLSPLSSCTQLRRLAVDDSARIVATGS